agAAAAAAGAGTTAAATACACTACAGGTGTCTTAACTTGTTCGGCACGGTCAGTTTGATgcctaaacttgaaaaatacacAAAAATGATGCTGTAACTTGTCTAGGCGTTCAAATATGGTGCCTCTAGACGTATGCCGCCGTATCAAGTGCCCGTGGGGCATGTCGGCGTATcgctgggccacatgtcagtggctgCGGGCGTGTTGTGAGCTGTGCGTGTAGTTTTTTTTACAGAAATGCCCCTGGACTTTAGTTAATtcttaaaaaaaaattgttactcaTGCTGTACGCAAGGTGTTTTTTTTTACGGAAACACGTTTGTACTCTAATTAATTCTCACAAAAATATAAACACAAGCCGGCATGAAGAGAATTCAAACCACGGACATCCTGCTTGCCTAGCAAACAAGTGGACCAAGAGGCCACACTTTGGTTTACATTTAACTGCTAGTTAGCAACTTATATGCACGATTTCGCGTATCGCTTTGCACATATTTTTCGAGTGAAGTTTCTATTCAATTTTCATGATACATAAATTTTCCtatatggaaaaataaaataattatcaaTCTGCAATTATTGTTTATTTTATATCTTTCCTCTATTTTCATTATTGTGTACCTTGAAGAGATAAACATGAAAATTTTCTAAAATTTATGTGGACATAAAAAGTTGAACATATATTAAAAATTATTGTGTGAATTTATGCATCTTCATTGAGGACCATAAGCACGGACAATTATTGTGTATCTTCATTCTATTTTTAAAATACACAATTATTGAAAATTGACAATATTGTATTTTAAAAACTGTTCAACGTGTATTAAATATTATTGTGTGACAATAATAAATTCCAGAAATGTACTAACATGAGCGTGTTTGTAGAAATTTAAGAATAATATTACACAATATTTTTTAATACGcattcaacattttcagaaaacacggtgaacattttctaaaataatatgaaaatgaaaaatgaaCATGAACGTGAACGTGTCTTTCAAAATATGCTCACCATGTTTTTAATATACGTTCAACTCTTTTATTCCACATCAATTTTAGAAAAAAATTGTGTTTATCTCTTGAAAGTACACTATAATGGAAATAGAATAGAGATACAAATAAACAAAATTATATAttgataattattttattttttcacatGGAAAAATTTATGTATCATGAAAACTAAACAGAAACATCACTCGAAGAAAGACAAGATAGTAActtggaataaataaaaagaaaattgctCCAGTAAAAGCATATGCAGAGTGATACGTGCAATCATCTATATAAACTGCTTGCTGATAATTAAGCGCAAATCAGACCGTGGCCGCCTGGTCCGCTCGATTGTCAGGCAACGACATAACCCATGTTCGAAGTCCTTATACGCTGACTTCCTGGTATTTTTTGTGAGTATTAATTAAAATCAAGGGGTATATTTTGCGAGAATTAATTAAAATTCAGAGGCATTCCTGTAAAAAAAAACATGCATAGCTCACAGCGCGCGTAGGCAaccactgacatgtggcccagcgACACGCTGACATGCCCCACGGGCACTTGATACGGCGGCATACCTCTAGAGGCACCGTATTTGAACGTCCAAACAAGTTACAGCATCATTTTTgtgtatttttcaagtttaggcACCAAAATGACCGCGCCGGACAAAGTTAGGGCACCTGTAGTGTATTTAACTCTAGAAAAAAACCATACAAACTGAGAAAGACGTGTCATTTAATGCATATGATAGGAATAGGaattcattcctacaaaccaaggGGCTTCAAAGCATAGTTTTTTCCCCTCCAAAATTCCTATCCTCTAGAATCCCTACAAAATTCGTACGAACCAAAGAAGGCCTCAATTTATTAGGAACGAACTAGCAGGCAACAACATATTGCAGGGTCCAAAGCAATCTCCTACTGAACTTTATAAAAATGATATACTCCAGTTATGTGATACAATACAACAGAGGAACTTGCTCCTCACTTGGTCCATTTCCCACCGTATTCATAGGATACAATAGTAACCCCATGTAGAGTGTTCTGTGTAACAATCTGATAATGACAATGGGTGTGACTTCCTACGAGAAACTACAACAATGCCTGCGCGCGGACAGGGGCGGAATAAAACACCATGCATGCTTATTGGATTAGCACCGGAGAGCGATATAAATGTATGTCGAACAAATAACATCAACATAAGGCTCTGTGCAGACTGCTTCGTTTGTCAAGCCTTGGATGTCTTCTGATTTGGTTTGAAAACGTTTTTGATCAGCGAATCCTTGATTGACAAAAGTTCTGGGAACTCCGTCTTCAATTTAACAGTGTCAAGTTCATTGTTGCTCCTCGGTGCTACTATGACCTTGGCTTGCTCCTCCAAGTTGAAGTTCTTCCAGGAGAAGTTCGGGTCGATGTAATCTCTGTACATCTCCAGTATCTCATTGTGGCTCACCACACCAGGATTAGTGAAGTTCCAGATTCCGGTGAGGTTTCTCTTCGCCATCTCGATTGAGATGGGAAGAAGTTCATCCAATATTGTCATTGAATTTGGGATATCCACAACCTTATCATACCGGGTGATCTTTGTGATGAAATTGCGGGGATTGGACAGATCAGATGAAATAGGCATCCTTACACGAAGGGTGCACACGTTTTCGTAGTTTTTCAGCAGTTCTTCAACCTATTAGAGGTAAATGTTAGCTTCACCGTGAAATACTTCTTCTAATAACATAATTAAAAGTAGCAAACTATCATGAAAATAATGGTAATGCGCACACATATGGACAATGGCACAATTAACCGCGTTATTTTCACCAAAATCTGCTTGCTGTGAGATTATATCAGGTGTTCTTTTGAGTTGTAGATCTGCCTATTCGAGCTTTGCCTATGTAGAAACTTTTCGTTAACATAAATACCTATGATAATATTCATAAATACCTATGATAATATTCAACGGATAGTAAGTTGAGCATTTTAAGGTCCAACGCTAATTTCTTTGGAAGTAAGACCTATTGGTAAATCATGATGATTAATCAAGGATGAATTTGGCTAAGTAGAATGCAGAATATTAACAGTCTTTTCATGTTACAGTTGATGCCAAACAAGAAGATTAGTATGGCTGGCTAATGCAATGGCCATATATTGGATAGTTATCACTCTTTTCGAAAATCTGAATCTATATGACACTAAAATTTTGtcaaattttgaatttgattttgaCGGGTTTTGTTATTTATACGATGATTGAGAAATAAGGTATACATTCGGTTAGACTTCATGATTCGTCCGTGTGCATAtgtgatgaaactatcgattttaagCTATGAAGTCTAACCGGTGCAATTTTAGTTGttttgaactactccctccgtcccatgatgtaagatgttttttgacactatgctagtgccgaaaaacgtcttacattatgggacagagggagtaattgtTATGCACCCATGTGACACCAAAAGACATCATCTCTGAAAAACATACTGTCTGTTTATCATATGAAGCATTCTCCCACTCCAGTTAGTTCCTTTAATAGCAATGGTATCTTAACAATTGTCCTCTGCGAATATCACCTGTGGTGTTATATGACGTTATATATATGTCACCACATTAAATTTCAGCCACTATCAAAACAAAATGAACGATCCACTCGTCCATATGAAGATGATGTAGCACAAAAGAAAACACTGAAAGAAAGCAACATGAAAGAAACAGAGTTTCTCGAATAATATCTACAATTGCATGCCTACATTGCTGTTTAGTTCTTTCCTTAAGTTCCAGAACATAACCAGTCTATCCAAACGATGTACATTCAAGTGCAAATACTTGAACTGCTTATATTTTGTGTGGCACTATCAAGTAAAAATAAAGGAATCCAGTTTTACAAGGGCCGGCTAACAAGGGCATCTTTCGCTTTCCAAATAAGCACCTGCTTTCCAAGATAGGTGCTCATGGCATTCAAGCAGTTCACAGAAGACATACTTGTCATTTTGTGAACTCTCTTGGATAATAACCACACTTCCGTACTGCAAGCCCAAGTGTCTTAACTTTAATTACCTACAGGCCAAAAGCACACCGCAAACAATAAAACATGAGGTTATGCCCAATAACTAGACTCTTGCTTGGGCCTAACATCACTCTTTTAGTTGCCCGGGCCTAACATCACTCATTTCGTTACTATCATGTATAAATTTGTACTAATTAGTACAAATTAATACTAAATTTGTACCAAACCAGCGACACTAATTAGTACAAATTTATACTAAaccagcgacacttattttgggacggagggagtgcaATTTTCGCCCAGCGTAAAAATTCAGTTGGTCCATTTTTATTGCAATTTTTTAATCTATAGTAGTCCATGTTTGTCCTTTTATCCAACCAGGGTAGCAGTAGCACAATGGACCATTCTCCATAAAATGTGCTAAGTTATATCAGATCATGTTGGTTTTGAGTGTATTATACTTAAATTGCGATTCAAGAATTTAAATGACAAATTTACAACACTATTACAGGCTTACAGCAAACATTCTAAAATAAGATGAAATGACTTTGTCAACAATCACCTGAGCACAAAACATGACAAAGATCTAGTAACAGAAATAATCAATGCAGGACGTTTATACGACGGAAGTTGCTAATTTCTTTGCATAATAAAAATTGGTAAAGCTCTAGGAAGTGGGCGGCACAAATTCAAAGAAGCATGCAATTATCAAAACACGGAACTAGCGTGCATGGATGGGCAAAACCAATTAGAGTACTCCGACAATTCAATTAGACCCTATAACTTGATCCCATAAGTAAGCATGATGATGGCCTTATTTACCCCCACCCCGCGCGGTGGGGCTAGTCTCGCCCCCGACATTTGGTCGGGTGCGCACGTAGTCTCGGCTGAAGCCAATGCGGCTTTGGTTGCCCCCTTCAGCGAGGAGGAGGTCCACGCTGCCATTAAGGGGATGAACCCCTCCTCGGCCCCGGGACCTGACGGTCTTCCAGTGGCTTTCTTCAAGACGTTCTGGCCGACCATCAAGCTGGAGGTCATGGCTCTCTTTGAGGAATTCTACTCGGGCTCCATGGACCTGGGTCACCTTAATTATGGGGTGGTgaccctcatccccaaggtcccGGGCGCCTCCGATATTCGTCAGTTCCGCCCCATCACAGTGATTAATGTGATTTTTCGGATCCTGGCtaaggggtacgccaatagggtgaccctcctTGCGGACACTATCACCCACCCGAACCAATCCGCCTTCATTCAAGGCCGATTTATCCTGGATGGGGTGTTGGTGTTCCACGAAGTGCTCCACGAGGTCCGCCTGAAGCGCCATAGGGCGGTCTTTCTCAagttggacttccacaaagcctaCG
Above is a window of Triticum aestivum cultivar Chinese Spring chromosome 6B, IWGSC CS RefSeq v2.1, whole genome shotgun sequence DNA encoding:
- the LOC123137628 gene encoding bifunctional dTDP-4-dehydrorhamnose 3,5-epimerase/dTDP-4-dehydrorhamnose reductase, encoding MAVSTNGSSPPALKFLIYGRTGWIGGLLGKLCTAQGIPFAYGAGRLENRAQLEADIDEVAPTHVFNAAGVTGRPNVDWCETHRVETIRANVCGTLTLADVCRARGLVLINYATGCIFEYDAGHPLGSGVGFKEEDTPNFVGSFYSKTKAMVEELLKNYENVCTLRVRMPISSDLSNPRNFITKITRYDKVVDIPNSMTILDELLPISIEMAKRNLTGIWNFTNPGVVSHNEILEMYRDYIDPNFSWKNFNLEEQAKVIVAPRSNNELDTVKLKTEFPELLSIKDSLIKNVFKPNQKTSKA